One region of Streptomyces subrutilus genomic DNA includes:
- a CDS encoding DUF6817 domain-containing protein produces the protein MPDHVVAWLRELGADRVPHPGGTLLVHLVRVRQLLASWGARPTLRQAGLCHAFYGTDGFATALLPLARRPELAAAIGSEAEEIVYLYASCDRAASYPALGEGTAAFRDRFTGRVHSPAPQPLRDFAELSAANELDLARTDPAFRARWGAGLLSLFGGFRELLSEPAWRECQAVLGD, from the coding sequence GTGCCGGACCACGTCGTCGCATGGCTGCGGGAACTCGGCGCCGATCGCGTGCCGCATCCCGGCGGAACGCTGCTCGTCCACCTGGTACGGGTACGGCAGCTGCTCGCCTCCTGGGGAGCGCGGCCCACGCTCCGGCAGGCGGGACTGTGCCACGCGTTCTACGGGACGGACGGGTTCGCGACCGCCCTGCTGCCGCTCGCGCGGCGGCCCGAACTGGCCGCGGCGATCGGCTCCGAGGCCGAGGAGATCGTCTACTTGTACGCCTCCTGCGACCGGGCGGCGTCCTATCCGGCGCTCGGCGAGGGGACGGCGGCCTTCCGGGACCGGTTCACCGGCCGTGTCCACTCCCCCGCCCCGCAGCCGCTCCGTGACTTCGCCGAGCTGTCGGCGGCCAACGAGCTCGACCTCGCGCGGACCGATCCAGCCTTCCGGGCGCGGTGGGGCGCCGGGCTCCTCTCGCTGTTCGGGGGGTTCCGGGAGCTGCTGAGCGAGCCGGCCTGGCGGGAGTGCCAGGCCGTGCTCGGCGACTGA